The genomic segment ACCAAGTGTTTGTGTCACAGGGCATTGAGCTTCCTCTACTTCCAGACTCTCCCGCCTCTGATGAGCAGGACCAAGAGGAGGAGCATAGCGAGGAGGCGACACAGCAGGAGACACCACTAGAGACGCAAACCACCATTGAGGTCCAGCATGACAATCCACAGCCAGTACTTGAGCTACAGCCAGTACCACCTCCAGTCCCACAGCCCGAGCCTGAGCATGAGCCACAGCCTggtgcgattgttgacccccatcccgagcttcagtagtagcatcgaggacgatgtttaattctaaagtgtggggaggtcaccgtttgTGACCGGTGTTTGCATCCATGTTGTGAACTTTCAGACTTTTATCTCTATTCGCtactactttattttgttttattctgcactttatgttttagatcatttcgggattactgtacatatttatgctattgtagatacttttattttggttgtgcacactcttagtatatatatatatgctttgcATCTTAGTTGTTGAGTGTGATTAGAAAATAATTTCTAGATTGCTAAAAATCTAGTCaaccctttttatataagaaatgtgttttgattgaaaaaggggtaaactaggagaatttttaaaattttctaaatcacaatgttgcattagaataagcgtagtcaatatgatgaaaatttccaagaaactcgtttttagggcaccaccccaattggttgaaatttttttttagaacttgcttgagctatatacttgtggatcatgttttgagctaagaacacaagcatgtgagaattgagcctaattgtgtggttgcatcatacataaccacttacttccattcttgtgtgcattattctcctcctatgattgtaatccttgatttgtttaattctatatgtccattaaattgtgtatacatgcatttatatgattgaggctattgttcaaatagctcacttacccaaatagcctaccttttatcttccattgttagccaattttgagcctatgcttgacccatttgttcttaattgtagcacattacaagcctaagcaaaaaaacaataaatatcccttaatttgaatctttgattagcctaggctagtgagagtgtttatcatctaattttgggaaagttgggaacattgagtggagataaaagtgtgtttatctttcttgttgaaaaatattgggaattgggtacatattcatgtattaatcatgtgtaaaccacatgcattgatgctcttgtatatatataaaaaaaattttaataaatttctcatatataaaagaaagaaaaagaaaagcaataaaaaggggacaaaatgccccaaagttcaaagttcaataagagtcaatgcataggtctggtgatcaaaaagagagtacatgagtgtgtgagaaaagtgaagaatgggtagttacgtttgtttagaattgtataggttgtcataggttaggtgggaagtttaagctaatcaaagattcaaatctcaagctcacttgaccatatgcatcttaccttaaccctagccccattacaacctatgggaaagacctcatgatatttgtatgcatgcataaagtgattgttgattgttagatgaaaaacaaatcttagaaagcatgattaggggagaattgagtaaatcaaccccatacacttgagtgcttagagcgaatacacatccggcgagggttcgatcgctcaattacatgtttccacccatgatcatcttctcttgcaagtttgtgaactctttcaatgattcaatcccattgtggtttgcttgattgctaataccttagcccttgtgcttatatgcgtattcttggaagttgatttattttgactaagccattgcatcatatagatagattgtatttagtagttgcattgaataaatgctaatacccttttgcttcttcttgattttagcatgaggacatgcttagtttaagtgtggggagatttgataaaccccgatttcgtgatttatcttgtgcttattttgggggattttgtcacattttctcgcatttattcaatgaaatagcatggttttgtaattctcccttgaattttgcttaagtgtaaagaCATActtttaggccctaaattagtgattttaattcactttaattccattcgatgccttgatgtgtttgatgagtgatttcaggtccgtaaggtaagtattggatggaagaaatgaggaaaaaagcatacaaaaaaggagaatgcatggagaaacaaaTATTTGGAATGCACCAAATGATGCGCATGCGcaccaggcgcgcacgcgcaaaagtgatttCGCCTATGGACGCACTCGCGTACATGCAGCATccgcgcgggttgagaatttgccagcgacgcgcacgcgcacatggcgcgcacgcgcacatggcgcgcacgcgccaatactctcacgtggcccacttaaagaaaaaacgctgggggcgatttctgagctgcccaggcccaaatccaaattgtttctgagtgtatttcatgcagaattgaagtccaagcaaagggggagcaattagtttagccaacatgagcctttagttagttttctagagagaggaactctctcttctctctagatttaggatagaaattagggtatagttaggttaatcactctcaaatttctctttcaatttttgttttgatttcaattctctttatattttagtgttctattgtctcagtcttcttattttctctagtcattttcttatttgctctctttaattttgatgaacacttgttggatcttgtttacatttaatgcaatttaatgtttgatgtttctttattgttgatttgagttgttgatcttgtttccttgcaatttgtagttggtagatttattattcttgcacttttattatgctttcttttattacccaccaagtatttgacaaaatgcttggttgggctttagagtagattttgagcattcttggcttggaaagagtaattgggcaatcttgagtcatgaaaacccaactcatgttggtgatctagagttgttagctaatattgtttccattgacgctaatcttttgctaatttaattagtaagttgattaggacttttggattgatattagctagtcttattagactttctctcatggaagataatatgatatcTTCTTCCAATATTGTAGATGacataataagataaattcttgttattattgtggtatgattgattaatcttgtttgactttcttcctatttgttggagttgactaaataagatgaattaatcattgcatgactaggatagaaagcctataatctcaatctttgccatgaatgtctctctcttcattaattgctttctctttattacttgctttctttaattgcttacttgatttacttttcttacccatttaatttcttgcccccaACATCAAAAACCCCCCTTAcacccttcatagccaataatcatacacttcattgcaattccttgtgagacgacccggagtttaaatactccggttaattttcattggggtttgttacatgtgacaaccaatattttttatgtgagtattgtttgttagtttggagctatgcttacactGAAGAAGTTGTTATTTCTatgagagaaattctaaaccatcgaaCAAAACTCATTATCAGTGCATCTTGACATTTACAAGATGCtcctattcccattttctctaagagacaaggccactcaatggctaGAAACCTTCCCAAAAGAAAGTATTACCAACTGGGATGACCTGGTTAGCAAGTTTCATGCCAAGTTCTACCCCTCTCAAAGAgtcatcaagctcaaaaagaatgtgCAAACTTCCAAACAACTAGAAGGAGAGTCActatatgaagcttggaaaaggtaCAAGGCATTAATTAGAATATGTCCTGAGGACATGTTTAGTGAGTAGGTTAAGCTCCAAAACTTTTATGAAGGTCTATCCATGAAGGCAAGAAAGGTCTTGGACTACTCTTCAGGAGGGGTCATTGCAAATGATGAAGACTGCACAAGAAgcacatgatctcatagacatggttgctaacaaccaatacttctATTCCTCTGAAAGACAGGCAGCTCCCAAAAGAGGTGTTTATGAGCTTGAAGGTGTAGATGCAATCttagctcagaacaagcttatgcaCCAGCAACTTCAACAACAAATAGAAATGatgtcaaagaggatggatggattGCAACTAGCTGCAGTGAGTACAATCAACCAACCTCCAATTGTGTGTGGGCAAAGTGAAGAGAGCTATGAAGCCTACAACACCGAGCAGAAGCATGAACAAGTTCAAGACATGCACAATCCAAATTCTGGCCAAAATGACTTCCATGGGGACACATACAACCCCTcatggaggaaccaccccaatcTAAAGTGGGGAGAAAACCAGAATTCATGGCAGAGAAATTCTAACCCAAACAACTTCTGCAACACAAGCCACCAAAACCACCAACCCACTAACCATAATACATATGGAAAACCCCATAAAATCCTCCTCCATCCACCTTCTATccacaaaataacccctcaactaaccaaaataacttccATCAACCATTAACATCACACACTCAACCACAACCACAACACGAATCCCAAAGAATCTCGAACTTGAAGATGATAATGGAGAAACTGATGAAGAATCAAGAAATGGCCAACAAGAATTATGAAGCTTCCATGAGGAATCTGGAAAGGTAAATTAGGCAATTATCTAAGAAGCCAGCTAAGAGGCCAACCAATGCCTTCCCTAGTGATACCATTCTTAACCCCAAGGAGGAAAGCAAGGAaatacaactaaggagtgggaagacactGGAAGATGACACCAAGGTTACCAGCAAAGAAGGAACAAAGGATGAAGAGAATGACCAAAAGAActccaagaagaaagaagaaccaCAAGCCTCAAAGAAGGGGAAGCAAGTCTTAGAGGAACAACCACAAGAGCAAAGAAGGGAGGTGAAGCCCTATGTCCTTCCTCTACCATACCCTCAGAGGCTGCACAAAGAAATCAAGGACCAATAATTCCCCAAGTTCTTGAAAATCTTCAAGAAGCTAGAGATCAACCTTC from the Arachis ipaensis cultivar K30076 unplaced genomic scaffold, Araip1.1 Aipa1224, whole genome shotgun sequence genome contains:
- the LOC110268616 gene encoding putative uncharacterized protein DDB_G0268364 produces the protein MDMLILIGCLMERKEVYFRRLIRHSMWRSHIHGLLPFPTLVTSLAELADVPWEDDDATPPHPDDDDKEGIELPLLPDSPASDEQDQEEEHSEEATQQETPLETQTTIEVQHDNPQPVLELQPVPPPVPQPEPEHEPQPVHLDIYKMLLFPFSLRDKATQWLETFPKESITNWDDLVSKFHAKFYPSQRVIKLKKNVQTSKQLEGESLYEAWKRQERSWTTLQEGSLQMMKTAQEAHDLIDMVANNQYFYSSERQAAPKRGVYELEGVDAILAQNKLMHQQLQQQIEMMSKRMDGLQLAAVSTINQPPIVCGQSEESYEAYNTEQKHEQVQDMHNPNSGQNDFHGDTYNPSWRNHPNLKQLSKKPAKRPTNAFPSDTILNPKEESKEIQLRSGKTLEDDTKVTSKEGTKDEENDQKNSKKKEEPQASKKGKQVLEEQPQEQRREVKPYVLPLPYPQRLHKEIKDQ